One Nesterenkonia populi DNA window includes the following coding sequences:
- the sufB gene encoding Fe-S cluster assembly protein SufB, translated as MTDIQKAEEALKSTEDPGVISEILESNPELKDLGRGYEYGWADEDTAGANAKRGINADVVADISGKKDEPDWMLKLRQKGLKYFDRKPLPTWGADLSEIDFERIKYFVRSTEKQARTWEDLPEDIRNTYEKLGIPEAERDRLVSGVAAQYESEVVYHQIREDLEEQGVIFMDTDTALKEHPEFFEEYFGSVIPVGDNKFAALNTAVWSGGSFVYVPKGVHVEIPLQAYFRINTENMGQFERTLIIADEDSYVHYIEGCTAPIYDTDSLHSAVVEIVVQKNARVRYTTIQNWSNNVYNLVTKRAVVDEGGTMEWIDGNIGSKVTMKYPAVYLTGEHAKGETLSVAFAGEGQHQDTGSKMVHMAPNTSSSIVSKSVARSGGRASYRGLVQVNPEAKNSANSVVCDALLVDTISKTDTYPYIDIREDDVTLGHEATVSKVSEDQLFYLMSRGMAEDEAMAMIVRGFIEPIARELPMEYALELNRLIELQMEGSVG; from the coding sequence ATGACGGACATTCAGAAGGCTGAAGAGGCCCTCAAGAGCACCGAAGACCCCGGAGTGATCTCCGAGATTCTCGAGTCGAACCCTGAGCTCAAGGACCTGGGCAGGGGCTACGAGTACGGCTGGGCAGACGAGGACACCGCCGGCGCCAACGCCAAGCGCGGCATCAACGCCGACGTCGTCGCCGACATCTCCGGCAAGAAGGACGAGCCCGACTGGATGCTCAAGCTGCGCCAGAAGGGCCTGAAGTACTTCGACCGCAAGCCCTTGCCCACCTGGGGTGCGGACCTCTCGGAGATCGACTTCGAGCGGATCAAGTACTTCGTCCGCTCCACCGAGAAGCAGGCCCGGACCTGGGAGGACCTTCCCGAGGACATCCGCAACACCTACGAGAAGCTGGGCATCCCGGAGGCCGAGCGCGACCGTCTGGTCTCGGGCGTGGCCGCTCAGTACGAGTCCGAGGTCGTCTACCACCAGATCCGCGAGGACCTGGAGGAGCAGGGCGTCATCTTCATGGACACCGACACTGCGCTGAAGGAGCACCCCGAGTTCTTCGAGGAGTACTTCGGCTCGGTCATCCCCGTGGGCGACAACAAGTTCGCCGCCCTGAACACCGCAGTGTGGTCCGGCGGCTCCTTCGTCTACGTGCCCAAGGGCGTCCACGTCGAGATCCCGCTGCAGGCCTACTTCCGCATCAACACTGAGAACATGGGCCAGTTCGAGCGGACTCTGATCATCGCCGACGAGGACTCCTACGTCCACTACATCGAAGGCTGCACCGCCCCCATCTACGACACCGACTCCCTGCACTCCGCAGTGGTCGAGATCGTGGTGCAGAAGAACGCCCGAGTCCGGTACACCACCATCCAGAACTGGTCCAACAACGTGTACAACCTGGTCACCAAGCGCGCGGTGGTCGACGAGGGCGGCACCATGGAGTGGATCGACGGCAACATCGGCTCCAAGGTCACCATGAAGTACCCCGCCGTCTACCTCACCGGTGAGCACGCCAAGGGCGAGACCCTCTCCGTGGCCTTTGCCGGTGAGGGCCAGCACCAGGACACCGGCTCCAAGATGGTCCACATGGCGCCGAACACCTCCAGCTCCATCGTCTCCAAGTCGGTGGCACGCTCCGGCGGCCGGGCCTCGTACCGCGGTCTGGTCCAGGTCAACCCCGAGGCGAAGAACTCCGCCAACTCGGTGGTCTGCGACGCCCTGCTGGTCGACACCATCTCCAAGACCGACACGTACCCCTACATCGACATCCGGGAGGATGACGTCACCCTCGGGCACGAGGCCACCGTCTCCAAGGTCTCCGAGGACCAGCTGTTCTACCTGATGTCCCGCGGGATGGCCGAGGATGAGGCCATGGCCATGATCGTCCGCGGCTTCATCGAGCCGATCGCCCGCGAGCTGCCCATGGAGTACGCACTGGAGCTCAACCGGCTGATCGAGCTGCAGATGGAAGGCTCCGTCGGCTGA
- a CDS encoding helix-turn-helix transcriptional regulator, which produces MQSEAGITMTAAETAPEADGSTRERVLQLVVEEGPISAAQLGTKLSLTPAAVRRHLDAMTEQGIVEIKNVQGSKRGAGRPSRRYVLSSHGQHVLGDDYLNLVRAALHILGQHAPRGEESGEEEAPQDGTLEEAAPVDESGVDSRQSHVVDAHAARALAEEYFAGFEARYQEQLTPFEDLDERSEKLAELFNSDGFAGFTRLVGRDNPLLAMQSTQLCQGHCPIREIAAAHPVFCEEETAMISRLLEVDVRRLSTQAAGAHVCTTHVPVGREKLAAERRARAEQGPQTTAAPRRGGRKRIVISPRQQERLS; this is translated from the coding sequence ATGCAATCTGAGGCTGGCATCACGATGACTGCAGCGGAGACCGCCCCCGAAGCGGACGGCTCCACCCGCGAACGCGTGCTGCAGCTCGTCGTCGAAGAGGGGCCCATCTCCGCCGCCCAGCTCGGCACAAAGCTCAGCCTCACTCCGGCAGCAGTCCGCCGGCACCTCGACGCCATGACCGAACAGGGCATCGTCGAGATCAAGAACGTCCAGGGCTCCAAGCGCGGCGCCGGACGGCCCTCCCGCCGCTATGTGCTCTCCTCCCATGGACAGCATGTCCTTGGAGACGACTACCTCAACCTCGTGCGCGCCGCACTTCACATCCTCGGACAGCACGCGCCCCGGGGTGAGGAGAGCGGCGAGGAAGAGGCCCCCCAGGACGGCACCCTCGAAGAGGCCGCACCAGTGGACGAATCCGGCGTCGACTCCCGCCAGTCCCACGTCGTCGACGCCCACGCCGCGCGTGCCCTCGCCGAGGAATACTTCGCAGGGTTCGAAGCCCGCTACCAGGAGCAGCTCACCCCGTTCGAGGACCTCGACGAACGCTCCGAGAAGCTCGCCGAGCTGTTCAACAGCGACGGGTTCGCCGGCTTCACCCGCCTTGTGGGCAGAGACAACCCCCTGCTGGCCATGCAGTCCACCCAGCTGTGCCAAGGTCACTGCCCCATCCGGGAAATAGCCGCGGCCCATCCGGTGTTCTGCGAGGAAGAGACCGCCATGATCTCCCGACTGCTGGAGGTCGATGTCCGGCGGCTCTCAACCCAGGCTGCGGGAGCACATGTATGCACCACACACGTCCCGGTCGGACGCGAGAAGCTCGCCGCTGAGCGCAGAGCCCGCGCAGAACAGGGACCACAGACCACCGCCGCACCCCGCAGGGGCGGCCGGAAGCGAATCGTTATCTCCCCGCGTCAACAAGAGAGGTTGTCATGA
- a CDS encoding DUF3099 domain-containing protein — MSEPVHSITDAPVRQSVEQRSRMVSYTIQMGLRLLCFILAGLTAMIWQSWWAAVFVVAAIILPYTAVVGANAGGDRYDAAAREGTAPQRQLATAHEEPEEDPRQWWEDEPEHGDAAGNSTAAEGEVIPGDVERGDR, encoded by the coding sequence ATGTCGGAACCGGTTCACTCCATCACTGATGCCCCGGTGCGGCAGAGCGTGGAGCAGCGCTCCCGGATGGTGTCCTACACCATCCAGATGGGCTTGCGCCTGCTCTGCTTCATCCTGGCTGGCCTGACCGCGATGATCTGGCAGTCCTGGTGGGCTGCGGTGTTCGTCGTCGCCGCGATCATTCTGCCCTACACCGCGGTGGTGGGCGCCAACGCCGGCGGCGACCGGTACGACGCTGCCGCACGGGAGGGCACGGCCCCGCAGCGGCAGCTCGCCACGGCCCATGAGGAGCCTGAGGAAGACCCCCGCCAGTGGTGGGAGGACGAGCCGGAGCACGGCGACGCCGCCGGAAACAGTACGGCGGCTGAGGGGGAAGTCATTCCCGGTGACGTGGAAAGAGGTGATCGCTGA
- a CDS encoding SURF1 family protein, producing MRELRQRYAFLATPTWIGWFAVCALFMVVCYFLGQWQWDRREATLDEIGTIQSNYDQDPIPYAEARDIFDSADEDDEWKTVDLTGEYLSEDHLFARNRPHSGQVGYEQVVPFRESSTGDVVVISRGWLAPASEDGSLPESNPEPPSGRTEVTVRIKPGEPEISRGAPEGQLASIELAEMESQVGYDLMTGAYGEMASESPQPAEQPRAFPRPSVDEGPHLSYSMQWIAFGMLSFVGWGYAARLQARSNDLGLMGEDEDEGPAGISKRERLREARAAQRRRQGRFTDEDAEDAWVDQHLSDRS from the coding sequence GTGAGGGAGCTCCGCCAGCGCTACGCGTTCCTCGCCACCCCTACGTGGATCGGCTGGTTCGCGGTCTGTGCGCTCTTCATGGTGGTCTGCTACTTCCTGGGCCAGTGGCAGTGGGACCGCCGCGAGGCGACCTTGGATGAGATCGGCACCATCCAGTCCAACTATGACCAGGACCCCATCCCCTACGCCGAGGCCCGGGACATCTTCGACTCCGCTGACGAGGACGACGAGTGGAAGACCGTTGACCTGACCGGAGAGTACCTCTCCGAGGACCACCTCTTTGCCCGCAACCGGCCGCATTCGGGTCAGGTGGGCTACGAGCAGGTGGTTCCTTTCCGCGAATCCAGCACCGGCGACGTCGTCGTGATCTCCCGCGGCTGGCTCGCGCCCGCGAGCGAGGACGGCTCCCTTCCGGAGTCGAACCCTGAGCCTCCTTCCGGCCGGACGGAGGTGACGGTGCGGATCAAGCCGGGCGAGCCGGAGATCAGCCGTGGCGCCCCGGAGGGTCAGCTGGCCTCCATCGAGCTGGCGGAGATGGAGTCTCAGGTGGGCTACGACCTGATGACCGGCGCCTACGGTGAGATGGCCTCAGAGTCCCCGCAGCCTGCGGAGCAGCCGCGGGCCTTCCCCCGCCCGAGCGTGGACGAGGGGCCGCATCTGAGCTATTCGATGCAGTGGATCGCCTTCGGAATGCTGAGCTTTGTCGGCTGGGGGTACGCTGCTCGCCTGCAGGCCCGGAGCAATGACCTCGGACTGATGGGCGAGGATGAGGACGAGGGCCCGGCCGGCATCTCCAAGCGGGAGCGCCTGCGCGAGGCGAGGGCTGCCCAGCGTCGCCGGCAGGGGCGGTTCACTGATGAGGACGCCGAGGACGCCTGGGTGGATCAGCACCTCTCCGACCGCTCTTAG
- the sufC gene encoding Fe-S cluster assembly ATPase SufC produces MSTLEIKDLHVSIETEQGAKEILKGVTLSISSGEKHAIMGPNGSGKSTLASTIAGHPRYEVTSGSIALDGEDVLEMGPDERAQAGLFLAMQYPVEVPGVTMTNFLRTAKTAIEGEAPKLRTWTKEVKDAMENLKIDADFANRNVNEGFSGGEKKRVEILQLELFKPKFAILDETDSGLDIDALRVVSEGVNRAHEENTMGTLLITHYTRILNYIKPDYVHVFVDGKVAEQGGPELADELEANGYDRFLAAV; encoded by the coding sequence ATGTCTACCCTTGAGATCAAGGACCTCCACGTTTCCATCGAGACCGAGCAGGGCGCCAAGGAGATCCTGAAGGGCGTCACCCTGAGCATCTCCTCCGGCGAGAAGCACGCCATCATGGGCCCCAACGGCTCCGGCAAGTCCACCTTGGCCTCCACCATCGCCGGCCACCCGCGATACGAAGTTACCTCCGGCTCCATCGCCCTCGACGGTGAGGACGTCCTGGAGATGGGCCCCGACGAGCGCGCACAGGCCGGCCTGTTCCTGGCCATGCAGTACCCCGTCGAGGTCCCCGGTGTGACCATGACCAACTTCCTGCGGACCGCCAAGACCGCCATCGAGGGCGAGGCTCCCAAGCTGCGCACCTGGACCAAAGAGGTCAAGGACGCCATGGAGAACCTCAAGATCGACGCCGACTTCGCCAACAGGAACGTCAACGAGGGCTTCTCCGGCGGTGAGAAGAAGCGTGTGGAGATCCTGCAGCTGGAGCTGTTCAAGCCCAAGTTCGCGATTCTCGACGAGACCGACTCCGGCCTCGACATCGACGCGCTGCGCGTGGTCTCCGAGGGCGTGAACCGCGCCCACGAGGAGAACACCATGGGCACCCTGCTCATCACCCACTACACCCGGATCCTCAACTACATCAAGCCCGACTACGTCCACGTCTTCGTCGACGGCAAGGTCGCCGAGCAGGGCGGGCCGGAGCTGGCCGACGAACTCGAGGCCAACGGCTACGATCGGTTCCTGGCAGCCGTCTGA
- a CDS encoding acetone carboxylase: protein MDLLGSLSSENEGPQIPQCSRKGCRADAAWQVLWNNPKIHDAERRKVWLACDEHRGWLESFLQARLFWRSTEPLDAVR from the coding sequence ATGGACCTGCTGGGTTCGCTCTCGTCAGAGAATGAGGGGCCTCAGATCCCTCAGTGCTCCCGCAAGGGCTGCCGGGCCGACGCGGCATGGCAGGTCCTGTGGAACAATCCGAAGATCCATGACGCCGAGCGCCGCAAGGTCTGGCTGGCATGCGATGAGCATCGCGGCTGGCTGGAGAGCTTCCTGCAGGCCCGGCTGTTCTGGCGGTCCACCGAGCCTCTGGACGCTGTGCGGTGA
- a CDS encoding metal-sulfur cluster assembly factor, with protein MTDTATQTPLEDVEEALKEVIDPELGINIVDLGLLYGLRYEDDDALVIDMTLTTAACPLTDVLEEQVGQNIGTMVDEWRLNWVWMPPWGPEKITDDGREQMRALGFNI; from the coding sequence ATGACTGACACCGCAACACAGACTCCTCTCGAGGACGTCGAGGAGGCGCTCAAGGAGGTCATCGACCCCGAGCTGGGCATCAACATTGTTGACCTCGGCCTGCTCTACGGCCTGCGCTACGAGGACGACGACGCCCTGGTCATTGATATGACCCTCACCACTGCGGCCTGCCCGCTGACCGATGTGCTCGAGGAGCAGGTCGGCCAGAACATCGGGACTATGGTCGACGAGTGGCGGCTCAACTGGGTCTGGATGCCCCCGTGGGGCCCTGAGAAGATCACCGACGACGGACGCGAGCAGATGCGAGCACTCGGCTTCAACATCTGA
- the fabG gene encoding 3-oxoacyl-ACP reductase FabG, with product MSERSVLITGGNRGIGRAIAEAFIADGDRVAVTTRSGEAPEGALGVAADVTDSASIDAAFKQVEDAHGPVEVLVANAGITRDTLLMRMSEDDFSDVLDTNLTGAFRVIKRANKGMLKQKKGRIVLIGSVVGLYGTPGQINYASSKAALVGMARSLTRELGGRGITANVVAPGFVRSDMTDALDEDTQKKYLESIPAGRFAEAEEVAEVVKWLGSDAAAYISGAVIPVDGGLGMGH from the coding sequence ATGAGCGAGCGATCGGTACTGATCACCGGCGGCAACCGCGGCATCGGCCGCGCCATCGCTGAAGCCTTCATCGCCGACGGGGACAGGGTCGCAGTGACCACCCGCAGCGGGGAGGCACCGGAGGGGGCGCTCGGCGTCGCCGCAGACGTGACCGATTCCGCCAGCATCGACGCCGCCTTCAAGCAGGTCGAAGACGCTCACGGCCCGGTTGAGGTCCTCGTCGCCAATGCAGGCATCACCCGCGACACCCTGCTGATGCGCATGAGCGAGGATGACTTCTCCGACGTGCTCGACACGAACCTCACCGGAGCCTTCCGGGTCATCAAGCGCGCCAACAAGGGCATGCTGAAGCAGAAGAAGGGCCGCATCGTCCTCATCGGCTCGGTGGTGGGCCTCTACGGCACCCCCGGTCAGATCAACTACGCCTCCTCCAAGGCCGCCCTGGTGGGCATGGCCCGCTCCCTGACGCGCGAGCTCGGCGGCCGCGGCATCACCGCCAATGTGGTGGCCCCCGGCTTCGTCCGCTCCGACATGACCGACGCCCTCGACGAGGACACCCAGAAGAAGTATCTCGAGTCCATCCCCGCCGGCCGGTTCGCCGAGGCCGAGGAGGTCGCCGAGGTCGTGAAGTGGCTCGGCTCCGACGCCGCCGCCTACATCTCTGGGGCCGTGATCCCGGTCGACGGCGGCCTCGGCATGGGCCACTGA
- the sufD gene encoding Fe-S cluster assembly protein SufD, whose product MTNTPAEQEEKVAGVEVGERRIAIPGFTEEGENLAEEKVDSAHTHGGLGENQEITSGAGSRGKRTESFDPADFPQPTGREEEWRFSPLKKLAPVLEDAPTDGAPVDYQISAPESVVVSSLAEGTAPRSTVLQPADLAAAIASKQSPEALYIQIPADTEAEEPIRVDITGIEAGKRANSHIVLEAAAHAKGTFVIEHRGSAIFNGNVEIKVGDGADVKIISLQRWNDDAIHTGQHDAEVGRDAKYKHVAVSLGGEVVRLNTNFRYAAEGAEAEMYGLYFADSGQHIEHRTFVDHNSPSNKSNVLYKGALQGATARTVWIGDVLIRKAAEGTDSYEKNENLVLTDGARADSVPNLEIETGVIDGAGHASSTGRFDENHLFYLMARGIPEDIARQLVVRGFLNEVIQKIEVPAIEEALQEDLENELKIHGN is encoded by the coding sequence ATGACGAATACCCCTGCCGAGCAGGAGGAGAAGGTCGCCGGAGTCGAGGTCGGCGAACGCCGCATCGCCATCCCCGGCTTCACCGAGGAGGGCGAGAACCTCGCCGAGGAGAAGGTCGACTCCGCGCATACCCACGGCGGGCTCGGTGAGAACCAGGAGATCACCTCCGGCGCCGGCTCCCGCGGCAAACGCACCGAGAGCTTCGACCCCGCTGACTTCCCCCAGCCCACCGGCCGTGAGGAGGAGTGGCGCTTCTCCCCGCTGAAGAAGCTCGCCCCCGTCCTCGAAGACGCTCCGACCGACGGCGCACCCGTCGACTACCAGATCTCCGCCCCCGAGAGCGTGGTCGTCTCATCCCTGGCCGAGGGCACCGCCCCCCGCAGCACCGTGCTGCAGCCGGCCGACCTCGCCGCCGCCATCGCCTCCAAGCAGTCCCCGGAGGCCCTCTACATCCAGATCCCCGCGGACACCGAGGCTGAAGAGCCCATCCGTGTGGACATCACCGGAATCGAGGCAGGCAAGCGCGCCAACAGCCACATCGTGCTCGAGGCCGCCGCCCACGCCAAGGGAACCTTCGTCATCGAGCACCGCGGCTCCGCGATCTTCAACGGCAACGTGGAGATCAAGGTCGGCGACGGCGCAGACGTGAAGATCATCTCCCTGCAGCGCTGGAACGACGACGCCATCCACACCGGCCAGCACGACGCCGAAGTCGGCCGCGACGCCAAATACAAGCACGTCGCCGTCTCCCTCGGCGGAGAGGTCGTCCGGCTCAACACCAACTTCCGCTATGCCGCAGAAGGCGCAGAGGCAGAGATGTACGGCCTGTACTTCGCCGACTCCGGCCAGCACATCGAGCACCGGACCTTCGTGGACCACAACTCGCCCTCCAACAAGTCCAACGTGCTCTACAAGGGTGCGCTGCAGGGAGCGACGGCACGCACCGTCTGGATCGGCGATGTCCTGATCCGCAAGGCAGCCGAGGGCACCGACTCCTACGAGAAGAACGAGAACCTCGTCCTCACCGACGGCGCCCGCGCCGACTCCGTGCCCAACCTGGAGATCGAGACCGGAGTCATCGACGGCGCCGGCCACGCGTCCTCCACCGGCCGGTTCGACGAGAACCACCTCTTCTACCTCATGGCCCGCGGCATCCCCGAGGACATCGCTCGCCAGCTGGTTGTCCGCGGCTTCCTCAACGAAGTCATCCAGAAGATCGAGGTGCCCGCCATCGAGGAAGCCCTGCAGGAGGACCTCGAGAACGAACTGAAGATCCACGGCAACTGA
- a CDS encoding zinc-binding alcohol dehydrogenase family protein yields the protein MSSTMRAVVLDRPGPPQSLQVREIPRPDPGPGEVLIRVKAFGLNRSEQHFRQGLATSGSFPRVPGIEAAGVVEEAPGGELPPGAQVVTMMGGMGRNFDGGYAEYVLVPAGQTIAFVSDLPWEQLGAVPEMLQTAYGSLTMGLQARAGQSLLLRGGTSSIGLAAAVLAKREQMTVWATTRTERHRGLLESVGVDHVLIDDGDIAAKVRALEPDGVDGAIELVGVNVLKDTLRAVRAGGTACFTGMLSDQWTIPDFYPMDWLPNGVRLTAYSGDAGSLPAPVLQEFLDAVARGRAAIPLGRVYALEQIEEAHHDMEAGVIGGKGVVLTQNPRRTGPTEPG from the coding sequence ATGAGCTCGACAATGCGGGCGGTGGTGCTGGATCGTCCAGGACCGCCCCAGTCGCTCCAGGTCCGTGAGATCCCGCGTCCCGACCCGGGGCCCGGAGAGGTGCTGATCCGGGTCAAGGCATTCGGGCTGAACAGGTCCGAGCAGCATTTCCGGCAGGGACTGGCCACCAGCGGCAGCTTTCCCCGAGTCCCCGGGATCGAAGCCGCCGGCGTGGTCGAGGAGGCTCCTGGTGGTGAGCTGCCGCCGGGTGCGCAGGTTGTCACGATGATGGGAGGCATGGGCCGAAACTTCGATGGAGGCTATGCCGAGTATGTCCTGGTGCCCGCAGGGCAGACTATTGCCTTCGTCAGTGATCTGCCCTGGGAACAGCTGGGTGCAGTGCCGGAGATGCTCCAGACTGCCTACGGCTCTCTGACCATGGGGCTGCAGGCCCGGGCGGGTCAGTCGCTGCTGCTCCGCGGCGGGACCTCCTCGATCGGGCTGGCCGCGGCGGTGCTGGCCAAACGAGAACAGATGACCGTCTGGGCCACGACTCGGACTGAACGGCACCGTGGACTGCTCGAGAGCGTGGGGGTCGACCATGTGCTCATCGACGACGGCGACATCGCCGCCAAGGTTCGGGCCCTCGAGCCAGACGGTGTTGACGGCGCGATCGAGCTGGTGGGCGTCAACGTCCTCAAAGACACTCTTCGTGCGGTCCGCGCCGGTGGTACTGCCTGTTTTACCGGCATGCTGTCCGACCAGTGGACGATCCCGGATTTCTACCCGATGGACTGGCTGCCCAACGGAGTCCGGCTCACCGCCTACTCCGGTGATGCCGGCAGCCTGCCCGCGCCTGTCCTTCAGGAATTTCTCGACGCCGTCGCCCGAGGACGGGCAGCCATACCCCTAGGTCGTGTCTACGCCCTGGAGCAGATCGAGGAGGCTCACCACGATATGGAAGCAGGCGTCATCGGGGGCAAAGGAGTTGTTCTCACCCAGAACCCACGAAGGACGGGCCCGACAGAGCCCGGTTAG
- a CDS encoding single-stranded DNA-binding protein, protein MADTITVRGNAGTAPQEPAGESGFTSFRLASTFSVFSSGQWQERNTTWYTVKCWQRLASHVHASMSKGDPVVVTGRPQLRTWQADDGKTGQELEIFAETIGHDLARGTSSFTKAHPHRDQSANAQTEAPPADSDWDAAHQQQEAPPF, encoded by the coding sequence ATGGCAGACACCATCACAGTCCGGGGCAATGCGGGCACGGCCCCGCAGGAGCCGGCGGGAGAGAGCGGCTTCACGAGTTTCCGCCTCGCTTCGACGTTCAGCGTCTTCAGCAGCGGACAGTGGCAGGAGCGGAACACCACCTGGTACACGGTGAAGTGCTGGCAGCGTCTGGCCTCCCACGTTCACGCGTCCATGAGCAAGGGCGACCCTGTGGTGGTGACCGGCAGGCCGCAGCTGCGCACCTGGCAGGCAGACGACGGAAAGACGGGCCAGGAGCTGGAGATCTTCGCCGAGACCATCGGCCACGATCTGGCCCGCGGCACGAGCAGCTTCACCAAGGCACACCCACACAGGGACCAGTCCGCGAACGCACAGACGGAAGCACCTCCCGCTGACAGCGACTGGGATGCCGCGCACCAGCAGCAGGAAGCGCCTCCGTTCTGA
- a CDS encoding ABC-F family ATP-binding cassette domain-containing protein encodes MISVSNLELRVGARLLMDEVSFRIDAGDKVGLVGRNGAGKTTMTRILAGAGQPTDGAVDRRGEIGYLPQDPKVENMDQLAQERILSARGLDQVVTELREAEQRMASEDPEVREKAMKKYSRLEDEFQAGGGYAAEAEAATICANLDLPERILTQPLRTLSGGQRRRVELARILFSQAETLLLDEPTNHLDADSIAWLREHIKTFPGGVLMISHDVDLIEETVNKVLYLDAMRQTVDVYNMGWKKYLVQREQDESRRKREYANAEKKASQLRQQAEKMKATATKATAAQSMFKRAERMMRGLEGERATDKVANIRFPEPQACGKTPLMAQSLSKSYGSLEIFTGVDLAIDRGSRVVILGYNGAGKTTLMRLLAGTAEPDTGEVISGHGLKLGYFAQEHDTLDVERSVLENMKTAAPFLNDTDQRKILGSFLFSGDDTAKPASVLSGGEKTRLALATLVASRANVLLLDEPTNNLDPASREEILAALRTYQGAVVLISHDPGAVEALDPERVVLLPDGVEDLYTAEYEDLIQLE; translated from the coding sequence GTGATCAGCGTGTCCAACCTTGAGCTCCGCGTAGGCGCCCGCCTGCTCATGGACGAGGTCTCCTTCCGCATCGACGCCGGGGACAAAGTGGGGCTCGTAGGGCGCAACGGCGCCGGCAAGACCACCATGACCCGGATCCTCGCCGGGGCCGGCCAGCCCACTGACGGCGCCGTGGATCGACGTGGGGAGATCGGATACCTGCCCCAGGATCCCAAAGTCGAGAACATGGACCAGCTCGCCCAGGAACGCATCCTCTCCGCCCGGGGCCTGGACCAAGTGGTCACCGAACTGCGCGAGGCCGAGCAGCGCATGGCCTCCGAGGACCCGGAGGTGCGCGAGAAGGCCATGAAGAAGTACTCCCGGCTCGAGGACGAGTTCCAGGCCGGCGGCGGCTACGCCGCGGAGGCCGAGGCCGCCACCATCTGCGCCAACCTCGACCTGCCGGAGCGGATCCTCACCCAGCCGCTGCGCACTCTCTCCGGAGGGCAGCGACGCCGCGTGGAGCTCGCGCGCATCCTCTTCTCCCAAGCGGAGACCCTCCTGCTGGACGAGCCGACCAACCACCTCGACGCCGACTCCATCGCCTGGCTGCGCGAACACATCAAGACCTTCCCCGGCGGCGTTCTGATGATCTCCCACGACGTCGACCTCATCGAGGAGACCGTGAACAAGGTCCTCTACCTCGACGCCATGCGCCAGACCGTGGACGTCTACAACATGGGCTGGAAGAAATACCTGGTCCAGCGGGAGCAGGACGAGTCCCGCCGCAAGCGCGAATACGCGAACGCGGAGAAGAAGGCCTCTCAGCTGCGGCAGCAGGCCGAGAAGATGAAGGCCACCGCCACCAAGGCCACCGCCGCACAGTCGATGTTCAAGCGTGCTGAGCGGATGATGCGCGGACTGGAGGGGGAGCGGGCCACCGATAAGGTCGCGAACATCCGGTTCCCAGAGCCCCAGGCCTGCGGCAAGACTCCCCTCATGGCCCAGAGCCTCTCCAAATCCTACGGCTCCCTGGAGATCTTCACCGGCGTGGACCTTGCGATTGACCGTGGCTCACGGGTCGTCATCCTCGGCTACAACGGAGCCGGCAAGACCACTCTGATGCGTCTGCTCGCCGGGACCGCCGAGCCGGACACCGGGGAGGTCATCTCCGGGCACGGGCTGAAGCTCGGCTACTTCGCCCAGGAGCACGACACCCTGGACGTCGAACGTTCCGTGCTGGAGAACATGAAGACAGCCGCCCCGTTCCTCAACGACACCGACCAGCGCAAGATCCTCGGCTCCTTCCTGTTCTCCGGGGACGACACTGCCAAGCCGGCATCGGTGCTCTCCGGCGGTGAGAAGACCCGGCTCGCCCTGGCCACCCTGGTCGCATCGCGAGCCAACGTCCTGCTGCTCGACGAGCCCACCAACAACCTGGACCCGGCCTCCCGCGAAGAGATACTCGCGGCCCTGCGCACCTATCAGGGCGCCGTCGTGCTCATCTCGCACGACCCGGGTGCCGTCGAAGCCCTCGACCCCGAGCGTGTGGTGCTGCTGCCCGACGGCGTCGAGGACCTCTACACCGCCGAGTACGAGGACCTCATTCAGCTTGAGTGA